The genomic interval TTAAACCAGGTTTATGCCAAGAAATAACTGTAAAGTAACTACACTGTGATTTAGTGCAGGATTAGCACTATGTGAAGCAGTAATACGGTAACATTGAGTGTCTGAGAAGGGAAATGCTGACAACTCCCTCCCACTCATGGAGAACGGCTGCGCAGCACGCTTCACTCCCACAGCAATTAGTCCCTTAATATCTAAAGTCAGATTAACGTGTCGGCTGTTATCAGGAGCTGCACACATCAGATCAAACCATCACGCTGCAGGAGCGCTCACATGCTTCTGACTGCATTTCCCATAAATCCCGTTGGACCAATCGTGTCAGAGCTGCGATTCCTTTGATGTTTGGGGAAACAACACTGATTGGTCACTTTAAGAACAGCAACCTGTAATGTCAGGTTTCCACCCAGCACTACGAACAGAAACAACttgattaatgtaaaaataccaaaagtataaaaacctcttaacatttttaacaaactgatttgttgagaaaaaggaaaacttttcaTATTTGGAATTATTAGGGCAAACTaggtttatgtttttcatgttgGACTAATAGTAAAATTATTCAGGTAATAAGTTTATCTTTGCATTAGTTCAACTTTGTTGTTTCCTAGTTTTATGCTGCTGCCTGTTCTCCAAACTACTGAGGCATAAAAGGCCGAATGCAAAaggttttaatgtgaaaaagtttaagatgTAAATGAGATTATTTTCCTGACTGTgccaaacagagcagcagcgtTGGTTCCAACGGGACCTTGAGACGCTCATTACTGCCGTGTTCTGATGTTTTCTAGATTGCCGGCATTGTGCTGTCCCAGATCCTGATCACTCAGATCCAAAATGAGATTGCTTCGCCGTTTTGAGGGCAGAAGGAAGAAATTCTGGTGCTGAACTCGTCCAATCAGAGTCAACACATCTAGATTACATATCCTTTGGCAAAACTGTTTTCATGCTGTGACACACATGCATAGTGCAAAGTATTTATTGGTTCTctctttaactttttcaatACACATTTCTATTAGtaaacatttgcaaataaatgtgcaaaatgctTTGAATTGTATAAtataacagatttttcaaacaatttctTCATAATGTCACATTCAATGAGGAATGTCCAGGGGCATGAAGCATGATCTGGTTAACGGTGTGGAGCTCCTTCCTGTGGGTTCGATGTCTCTAAAcccaaacaacaaaatcagattAGAGCGGCGCTTTGATGTTTTCACGTGGGACCCGCCCGCGCGCTGCTATCCTTCTAGCCGTGAAGAGCCAGCGCTTTCTGCGTGAGGCGCTGGGTCAGAGGGGAGTTGGGCCGCACGGCGTCACGCTCCACCAGCAGACATCTGGGgaaacacagcagagcagagaccAACAGATTCAGCCAGACTTCAAGCTGGGAGAACAACTCCATCAGTAATTAAAGTGCAACATGGTGTCAGATATAGAGAAAATAGCTGGTGTTGTGCACAGAAGACGGGAGGTGGACAGTGAAGAGTAGAACCAATCATGTCCAGTAACTTAAGGTCAGAGCCCAAACGTCCTTACAACGTCTCTCCAGCTGACCATGGAAATGCATCCAAAATGGCCAAAACATTCGGTTTAAATTTAACTCCTACCTGCTAACAAGCTAATTAAGGTTTTGAAAGAATATGTTTTTCCTCATTACaaagtgtttatttataaaaacaaatatttataaagtatcatgaaatctgtcatttttatttcaaaagatcacaaaaacaatcctgaagAGACTGATTATGTTTTCCTGCAGTAACAGGGAACCAGTTCTGGCCAGTTagtataaattacattaaatgcCAATAGGATTATTggaaaaaacctgaaagatgCTAAATGATTAGTTCAGGTCCAGACCAGTTCTGTGCCAACAAAGATCCACAGAAAAGATCTGGAATGAGAAACTTTAAAGTATCTCAGTTAGGCTGAGATACTTTGCTGTTGTTGATGCAACTCTTTAAGTGAAAGAAGCTAATTCTATAAAATATCACCCATAATTTGTAAAACTTGCATATTGTGGAAAAAtaggaaggttttttttctcattccaACCACTTTTTGTTTATCAGACATTAAATGAACCAGATGTTCCACTGAACCCAGATGTTCATTGGTTGAGACTCACAAGAATAGATCTTATAAATCTACGACATTTTGGCCGAGATAACTTAAATtaatctaaagaaaaataaacaatgttgaAACGTTTCTAATGTAATAGAAACGTTGTGCAAAGTTCTGGAGAAAGCAGATCATGAACCAccaactcctcctcctcctcccataTAAGATCTATTAGTTTTATAGTTTTCCTCCAGGCTGATTTGTAGCACTAATTACACCCAGAAGTTTAGTTTTAGGTTTACATGTGGTGCCAACATCTGTCCTGAGTGACGCACTAATTACAGGTGTGCATACAGGCCTCATTCAGAGCTTATCCTTGAATTACCAACATTCATTAACTGTCTGAATATAATTATATCCTGACTGCATTAAGGAATTAACTACTGCACTGATATGACTCTACATGCTGCAAATTTGATCTCATATTAGAGTTTAGAGACGATTACAGCTAATGTATGGATTTATATTTGGAACTAAAAGGATTCAGGACCTGGTGTGACGAGACGCACATGAAGCATCCACCTGTCCACCTGACAGATTAGTGAATATGAACATTAATATAAAGTCTGGATCAACACAGATACTGAAAATATGAGTCAGGAGGAGGAAAGAACACCTGGAGgtggtttgtgttttataaGGGAAGAAAGAACTGAATCTTTTAAATGAATGAGACACAGTGGTGCAACAATTAGCTGCactaaccctaaagcactaatcaaacattagttctgctaaacTGCTACAGTATTTAGCAGGAGCTAAAAGCTGTACTAAGCTActtgtcaaactttattcaaataaaaagtttacaaGACAGCCAAGTAAATTGCACTAATTGGTTCCAAAGTTTGCAAAAATACTAATCAAAAACTTAGCTTAGTGTGCCCACCACTAACCAGAGCTAAATATATTACTGATATTCATAACTGTTGAATGTTCCCACATTTTATACTacaaactcaaatgtattttgttggaaGTTTATGCCCAGatgacacaaaacagaaaatttacaaCTGATAATACTAAACTATCAGAGTTATAAAAGGGCTTGAATTTCTTTTCCACTTagcagatcaacacaaagtgccagaaaaatgtaaagaaagctggtaaaggaaaacattaacaatgtAAGCTGGGTTGGGTTTCTTTATGAATTGTGAACAAGCAagtaaaaataagagaaacatgTAATAAGTGGCGAGTTGAAGATTACCTTCCCAGTTTGTGATGTTGCTTGTTGTCAGACTTCATGGCTGCATGAATAAGCAGCTGGTTGAACAGATCTCTCTGGAAGAAGCAGCGGAAAAAGCCATTAGTGAATGCAAACCTCTGGCTCCACTacagcagagctgctgctccgcATACATCGTCTGTTCACTGCAGGACCTCGGAGAACTCGTCTGAACATGGAAGATAAAATGCATCAACGTCCATCACAAAGATTTATTATTCATACGATGGTGCACTGCGCTCTGCATCCTCACACCACATGAAGCCCAGCAGGCTTTACTTCTGGAAAAAATTATACAACAGATTTCTAGTTTTTCcttcagaaaaaaaccctgTGAGGTTAGAAGTTAAAGGTTagctgtttgctttgtttttacttttcactgTAAAACTTATCCAATCTGTTCACCTTACCTGAGCGTCGCTGCCACCGATGTCCACCATGCGGTAACGTAACGGGTGCAACAGCGCCACAGCTTGGCTGAAGTTGCCCTGCTTGTACTCCATCATAGCTTCACACATCGGTAAGCCTAAGCTCTTTGCCAGCTGATGCTGCTGATTGTCGCCTGGTTCCCTGTGAAGGGAAATAGTTTAgacacaggaagtggaggaactgtagaaaaaaacattttacttttgcagATTAAAGAATATTCAGGCATTTTTTTCTATCTCTAAAAGAAGAAGGTTTAACATCACTTAAGGCCAAGCACTCCACACCACAGCAATGTGATACGTCAGAAGTACTAAAGCTGTAACCATGAACGCTGCTTAAGACGGGAGATGCAAAGCTGGAAAGTGATGAACTGAATACActgctgtaaaaaatattcacctCCATACAgacttctttctgttttattcttttcgtCTCACTAAAAAGTTGGAgatcaaattaattttgataccaaacaaaaaacagtccaCTTCATCACTCATAtctgaaaaattaagaaataatttagaCCTGACTGACAGCTGGAAGTAGgccaaaaaatatgaaagcagCACATCTTAACCAGATCTAAATTATTCAATAACAGATGAGGAGCAAAGTCTAAACAGAGCAGAACCATTATCCACTCAGTGAGGAAACATGGAACACTCTCAgctaaggtcagaggtcatgttCCCACAGCAAGACAGAGAGACTGGAGTTTTCACTGGTCCTCCGTGCAGCGATTCAACCTTTACtgcacaattaaaataaaaaaaatattttagtaatacaTTATTCTGTCAATCagctaaaaatattaatcaggCACATTTGGCAAATTCTTCATTTGTGCCTATTTATGTACAGCTAAAGGCCTTTTTGAGTCTGTACACTCaagcgattaatcgattactaaattatttgacaatttaaataatagattaatcattattaatttcattgttttagCCCTAATAATTTTCGCTCTGATTCCTGTCAGTAAAAGATTGTTAGTGCAGCAAGAAACTGTTTGAAAACctgaaacatttagatgtgACAAAACGAGCAAACAGGAGATTCTAGAATGGATCCTGTTTCAGTTCACTGGATCACAGCTCAAGATAGTTTCTTTCCTAAAGTTGTCACAGTTTTAATTTAGCAAAGACTAATTATTTTCTATAACATAAGCTAAAGCCTGTCTGTTGATAAGTGTACAGCTGTTGCAGAGGGAAGCCCCGCCCCTTCCTCCAGCCGATGAAGCTGCTCAGTCTTCCTCAGTCTTACCTCCCACGCTCTGccttgtttgtttctgtgttataTAAAAGTCGTGTTGCTCGAATGCAACCCGACAGCGGGGAGGTGTGCAGTGAAGAGAACTGGGACAGAACTAACCTGGCCAGTTCCTGGAGGCCCTCCAGGAGGCGCTGGGCGGCCCCGTCCTCGTCGGCCCCCAGCGCCACCATGAGGAAGTGGAGGTCGTTGAACAGCGTGACGTGGTCATCGGTGTGAGGCTGGGTGACCTGCAGCAGCTCCCGCCAGCgctccttcacacacacacctgcaacAGGAAGACGTTTCCAACCACGCATGATCCAACCAACACGGatcatttctgctgctgcactTCCAATGTtgttagtaaaaataaaaaccgaTCATCTCACCTCATTAAGTCTTTTTGATTTCAGACCAAAGTCTTATTTGTGTTAAATTAGACATCACAGCTGGTcattagcagaatattaaaaaaacaactcaatttatttctgcaaaattatttcaattagaAAACAGTCAAcaatataaacattattttccatATTCTGGCGATCCCTTCATTTAACACCAACCTTCCATCTCCAGTCTGTAGAGCATTGAACAGGCGTCTACGACGTCGAGCATGGCGCCGGAGGCTTTACAACGCTTGAAaatctttaaatgaaataaaaatcatcagTATTTATATAAAGACTCTGAAGGACAGAAAAATTACAGCCAAAGGGGAAAATTACTTCCATGATGTGGCTCTTTGCGGTAACTTGGTAAAAATGTGGCTCTTGGTCTTTGTCTGGTTGGCCACCCCTGCATTACACCCTACCTTCCCTTTAGTTGAAATAACTAATAACATGTTTCAAGCCTCCTAATAACATCcagatctgggctttgactagaccgGGACGTCTCCTGCCATGTTGTAGgtctttcattttcattcagacGGTAGAATCCTGGACGGTGGGCTGCACTGGTTCCGCTGCAGCTAAACATCCCCAAACCATGACacttccaccaccatgctttaaGGTTACTATGAGCTTTATTTCCTGGaatgctgtgttttatttaggcCAAAAGTTTCCTCTGTTCTGGAGTTTGAGATATTCAGGTCTGTCCAAACGTCGTTATTCCAGATGTTCTGGTTTTTCTCTATGATCTCTCTGCTGAACTTTAGTCTGaccttcatgttttaaatatagaGCAAAGGTTTTCTCCACCTGTGTGGAATTTTTGGCTTTTAGGAAGGAGTAAACTATTTTATCCtcattttttatacaaaaatgcaatgtaatttttattatctgttaACTTGAAATAGCCAgatgtttaaatatattaataaaaaactttttttttcttttccacatcTGTATAAATCTTAGTTTGTAATGCAGCAGAGCAGAATCTGCTGcgttacaaaatgttttttccaggaTTCAGAAAATAACCGACGTTCGTCTCACAGTCTTCTCGTCTCATCCTGACTAAATCAGACCTGGCAGCCGACGCCGAGACGCTGTGTGGGGGTGGTTCTTTGGCTCTTACATCTTAAATTTGGATTCAACATTCATCTGCAATTAGCTCTCGACTCACAAGAGGACTACGCCTTTCTCTAAATCTGCACGCCTGGTGTTTTGATGCTCTGTGACTCAGGAAGCTGCAGACATGAATCCAGTCTGTTTGTGTAGACATCAATAACATCCTGCCGTAGTTCTGACTGGATGTTTGAAGCCTAACTTTGTCCTATTTACTTTTCTTCAGGGAAAATGGGCCAAAACAACAGATTGAACTGAAAACCGAAAAATGACCAGAAGGCTTGCTAGACACGCGTTTTGAAAAAGGAGCCAGTTATCTTTTATTACTGTTCTACTCCATAACTGCAGCCTACCTGGAGTACTGAGAAGAACACGATGTTCAGAGACACGGCTGAGGTGAGGAGGCTGATAACGGCTCCCAGAAAGCCAGAAATggttttttcttacatattttctttacaacagCATTCATAGTAAAAGCTAATAACCAAAATGGCTGAAGCCTCCATGTCATGTTTGAACTGATTTGCCGGagacaaaactaattaaatGCAGATAAAACTGAACAGATATGATTCTAAAGAGAAGTTTGGTTTTGTTGATAAGATCACTAAGATCTCCACAAAATACTCAGTTTCCTTCTTTAATATTACTTCTAAAATGTGACTAATAAAGTGCAGTTGGTTTGATGCATGTGTGATTTTACAAAAAGTGGGtcatgattacatttttattagcatATAAAGGCAGGTAGCTGAGCTAATCCTTCAGAGGagatattttattatactgGGTTGATGTTTTACGGTTATTGAAAACAGCGTCAATGAATGTTGGAGTGTAACAACATCCATGATGTGAGAAAACAGCCTCATctttgaatttaataaaaaatatattggcTGTAATTAAAATGAGGGTCAACATatataacatcataacatgatataaagctcaaacaGTTGATTTTTCATAACCTCCCTCCTTTAAGACTTCAACCTGAACCTGGGAACTCAAACCCACCTGGGAGTCGTAGATCTGCAGAGCAGCTTCATATTCCCCCTGCAGAGGATGAAGCAACAAAAACGTCACTATAAACTAGAACctaaagataataaaatctaacattttccTTAAATAAAGCCATGATTATCCTCACCCCCTCGATGAAGCATAAAGCCCAGTGCCAATAGTTGTGACTGGCCAGCATGTCAGACCCCTAGAGATAATAATGGcagttttttcatatttattttccaaatatttaaacCTTAAACTCTGAATTTTCCACAATGTTCCAGATATggtgtgatgaaaaaaaacaccacctgCCAGTCTTTCTCTCTGCTATCCATGAAATTCAAGACTTTGTCCACCTCTGCCTTCATCTCATAGACGTGGGCCACGGAGTGGACGGCCCAAGCATCATCAGGGGTCAAGGCGAGACCCTGGAACAAGAAAGAtgaattcacacacacacacacacacacaaataactGCAGTCCTCACTTTAAATAACTTATTGTGAAATTTCTCAACTCTTTTCTCCTGGAGACTCTCATGTCAGCTGCTTTAAATGCATGAGGCTTTCAGTGTGGAGGGTGGACTGACACAATCAGTCAAGGCAGATAACCTCAAACACACAGCTGCTGTGTTGTCAACAAAGCGCACAAAAGAAACCCATTACCAGCAGAGTCGCTCACCTGCATGGCCACTTTCAAAGCCTGGTCGTAGAAACGAGTCTCCAGGAGGCCGAAGGAGTATTGTCCCTTCAGGTAACTGAATGCAAACAAACTTTTAGAAAATACTGGAAACAATGTacttttaacagaaaaacagacataaaacacAATCTGATTCAGAGCAAATAAGCTTCTTATAATGACACATTGCATTATTTAAAGCATCTCTTCCCACACACTGGTAAACATGTGTTCCAATTAAATTCATAGTTCATAACAATGGAAAAATCTCACATTGAAAATCCCTCATtaagaaacaaatataaaatttcaaaatctCTGGGGCAATTCTTCACACCACTATAATTTCTAATTAAGGAAAATCTTTGACTTCCTCCATTTCTGGGATTTAAATGATACATGGGCTCATTTCTCTGGGCCCTTTCATACGGAGCCCTccaggggacatggggatttttttttcttttgcgttccgtaagtaggaaagaaataaaaatacatcctaatttggattatttctgagttattataataaatcatctgacagtttgattgtgtctctgtgttgctggttgactgaatggtttaaaggccgttttcatgttcagttccatctcaaccttaacagacataaacatgcagtgaataaatcgacTTTCAAccagttttttgcaccaaagacttaataataataaacatgttttattatcataaaacacaacaaactaatgatggtagagggccgcactgggttaactcggggaatctcatctgtccgtgtataaatcaactccaaaccatttctttgttctgtcccaattatcgatttattccattttgatcatcatgctccaaactttgcaaggactgaccgccccgctcaccgtTTCCTCATAAACACAAAGCCAGCAGGTCAGAAACCTTcacattcatacctggtgaGGCCACGCCCACATCGACACGCCCACCACCCAGGTGTCAAAGcctcctgctcctgtcatatcaataattacttatttcattcataaggttcttacagagcctcagtgaaaacttgtttattattattaactgtttggtgcaaaaaactggttgaaaataaatgtatttattgcatgtttatgtctgttaaggctgaAATGGAACGGCACTGAAAGCCCTTTAAACCATTGAGACTAGAACACAACAGACacaattaaaactgtcagatgatttattataataactcagaaatagtccaaatagtttggatgtatttttatttatttcctacttatggaaagtttctgttgatatcataggtttgtggtgaACTTTCTAtactaaagaaaaatgatataaaacttcagatatttcacaaagagatattaacatttatggaaaaccttcacataaccttatattaaagcagaaaatacggcggccaccgtaagaaaggcttacaggaTCCAATTATGCCGCATAACTGATCAGAAgattattgcgagggaacgcaaaagaaaaaaaattcccatgtCCCAAGGAGGGATCCGTAGTTTCAAAATGGGGAACACAAGAGAAAACTATTATTCAAGTTAGCGGTGGTGGACACCGCTAACTAGCCTAGCTGTGCTAACCCTGAAGCTCTAGTCATTAAGATTAGTTCAGACAACagtaaagcaacaacaacatggtatttagtagAATGCCAACTTCAAATCAAATTATCTGTCCTTGAAAGACTCTAGCactaatttcattttcatattataGTTAACATTTTCCAACACGCTTTTAGATATCATCTTTATGTGTAGATCTTGTTCTCTGTCTccgttttattttgttgctatatgtttgaaataaagtcacTGAAATGTGGGGAGACAAACTGTGGTTAAACTCACAGTTACAACAGCTTCACACTAAACCAGCATGCAGAACCAGTAAGCTGGACCGGCTACCTGAACAACGGCATGTGAGGCTTCCAGTGGGGCAGCACCCTGGCCACCGAGTCCCTCATCTGTGTTTGGACCCCCATGTAGAAGTAGGAGTCATGGGCGAACTTCAGAGCCAGCATGTCAGTGGGATGATCAAGCAGGATTTCCTCCCACACTTCACAGGCTTTTGGGAAATTCCTACAAGAGAAATGTGTCTCCTTGTtagaaagaaatcaaaaagtTGTGGAAGACAGGAACTGTTCAGAGAACAGCAGGAGGATCACAGCGCTTTGGGGAGAAATGAGAATCCTCTGAGGCGACGTTAAGAAACCAAATGTATGTTTAACGTTTCAGGATATAATAAACGTCCAGCCGTCATAGAGTGACTGTCATGAATACTGAGTTGGATTCTGCTAATCTGGAGCGTATGACTGAATCACATGCAGACAGAGAAAGAGCAGCTTCATGAATAGAAACTATTTCCTGATAAACTATTTCTAATCCGCTCACAAGCGACCAATTTCCTGTGGCACAATGGAACCCACGTCTTATCGAACGGGACTTTAACAGACCTCAGTGGTGACATGGACTGGTGGAATACTGCACAGAGTCTCGTTTCAAAAACACATCAAGATTTCAGCAGAGagcatgaaaaataaaccaGCAGTTCCTGGTTTGCAGTCcagacttttcttcttttattcatAAACTCCAGCATGAAACGGAGACTGCATCCTGCCCACATGGCAGCTACTCTGGTTAACAACAGGAGCTCAGGTTTCACACTcgaaagaaaatataaaaaataaaataaaaatcagagagTAATGATTACCCTAGGCATGCACAATACCTTCTCATCTAAATAAATCCTTTACTTAAGTTTTAACGATGACATACTGTTGCATTTTTGATTGATTGCAGAACAGCGCCGCTCTAGTGGCAGCTTGTTGGAGCAGCTCTGTTACATTAGCTCTGATTTTGGGTTTTCTAGACTTTTGTTCACTTTTTGGTTGCTACATGTCATGGCTGCAGTTTGGATGCTCTGCAGCCAGCAGGATTTTggttctctctttttattttattttgaaacagtCATGATGTGTAACCGTGGCAACgaggtattgtttttacaactgggaaGAACCGTAACatttcaaaagctcaaataatacctgaactctgaccccaaatcccagatgaggaggaagttcaaatcTTCTCTTCCATCCATGATAATGaacagatttaaagaggagtggcaaaagcaaaggagatgGATGAGCAGAGCTGTCCAACAGCTGATTGTGTCATCCT from Xiphophorus maculatus strain JP 163 A chromosome 2, X_maculatus-5.0-male, whole genome shotgun sequence carries:
- the ttc38 gene encoding tetratricopeptide repeat protein 38 produces the protein MIASSFRDCQAWKDEALPLTTSSNEASKLYDAILTQYVKWRNDETLGGIEGCISAIQTADPNFVMGHVISTGLELVATTSSPRLDERLASAVRRTVELASSQDISPREKLHVRAVELFSHGNFPKACEVWEEILLDHPTDMLALKFAHDSYFYMGVQTQMRDSVARVLPHWKPHMPLFSYLKGQYSFGLLETRFYDQALKVAMQGLALTPDDAWAVHSVAHVYEMKAEVDKVLNFMDSREKDWQGSDMLASHNYWHWALCFIEGGEYEAALQIYDSQIFKRCKASGAMLDVVDACSMLYRLEMEGVCVKERWRELLQVTQPHTDDHVTLFNDLHFLMVALGADEDGAAQRLLEGLQELAREPGDNQQHQLAKSLGLPMCEAMMEYKQGNFSQAVALLHPLRYRMVDIGGSDAQRDLFNQLLIHAAMKSDNKQHHKLGRCLLVERDAVRPNSPLTQRLTQKALALHG